From a region of the Panicum virgatum strain AP13 chromosome 2K, P.virgatum_v5, whole genome shotgun sequence genome:
- the LOC120695121 gene encoding protein ACCELERATED CELL DEATH 6-like — MAFGVLTRRLLEWEEDLATKADENGSTPLHFAAGRRKCSRLVLEANTAALYQRDRQGLCPIHVAASEGAAEIVAMFVKRCHGSSRLRDAKGRTFLHVAVEKERCSVVSYACGLKASLALILNMQDNDGNTALHLAVKAMHFGMVCGLVGTREVNLNLTNAEGETPLDTAEYMIPLVWFGCKDRARNIHYLLKITGATSGASRRDHFKEKCENIHGAKADRESKQAKVLKESSQSLVVGSVLVATATFGAAFAMPGGYRQDDHPNGGTPTLASSDSFAGFVAANATAFMFSSVATAGFMYSGNSKGDLLQREAYFSASTFFLHASVVIMVVAFSLGMEAVLGPVSPGIVGNILTMDRVKDIHYLLLLKTIGAP, encoded by the exons atggcttttGGAG TGCTTACAAGAAGGCTGCTGGAGTGGGAAGAGGACCTCGCAACAAAAGCGGATGAAAATGGCAGCACGCCTCTTCACTTCGCCGCAGGAAGAAGAAAGTGCTCTCGGTTGGTACTAGAAGCTAATACAGCCGCATTGTACCAACGGGACCGCCAAGGATTATGCCCCATACACGTTGCTGCCTCTGAAGGGGCAGCAGAAATCGTCGCCATGTTTGTTAAAAGGTGTCACGGTAGCTCCCGTCTGCGCGACGCCAAGGGGAGGACATTCCTTCATGTTGCTGTTGAGAAAGAAAGATGTTCAGTAGTCTCTTATGCTTGCGGCCTAAAGGCATCGCTAGCATTGATTCTGAACATGCAGGACAATGATGGGAACACCGCCCTGCACCTGGCTGTCAAGGCTATGCATTTTGGAATGGTGTGTGGACTGGTTGGGACACGGGAAGTGAACCTGAATTTGACAAACGCGGAAGGAGAGACTCCTCTGGATACAGCAGAGTATATGATTCCCTTGGTGTGGTTTGGTTGCAAG GACAGGGCAAGGAACATTCACTACCTGCTCAAAATCACCGGCGCCACGAGTGGTGCTTCTCGCCGGGACCATTTCAAGGAGAAGTGTGAAAACATCCATGGAGCAAAAGCAGACCGCGAATCCAAACAAGCAAAAGTATTGAAAGAGTCGAGCCAGTCTCTAGTAGTCGGCTCGGTTCTAGTAGCAACTGCGACATTCGGCGCAGCATTTGCCATGCCAGGAGGTTACAGGCAAGATGATCACCCCAATGGAGGCACACCAACTCTTGCATCGAGCGATTCGTTTGCTGGATTTGTGGCGGCCAATGCAACAGCTTTCATGTTCTCCTCGGTCGCTACAGCTGGTTTCATGTACTCTGGCAATTCCAAGGGTGACCTGCTGCAACGCGAAGCATACTTCTCCGCTTCCACATTTTTCTTGCACGCTTCCGTCGTAATCATGGTGGTGGCCTTTTCGCTCGGAATGGAGGCGGTGCTAGGTCCGGTTTCTCCAGGCATTGTCGGTAACATCCTCACCATG GACAGGGTAAAAGACATTCACTACCTGCTCCTGCTCAAAACTATCGGCGCGCCATGA
- the LOC120695122 gene encoding ankyrin-1-like, which yields MIELSYLLDREQPAPSQDFLELLAAYTSGCCPNGSSLGLQRPAAADLEQGTTVEAPSPASLLQGVTMEGDTALHVVAANGDSEVFMNCADLIHRKDRTFLSKQNTKGDTPLHCAVRAGNSQMLSHLADLARSDGMLEDLVRKENCSKETVLHEAVRIGDDQIVKSLLTADPELACFPMDGTT from the coding sequence ATGATAGAGTTAAGTTATCTTCTCGATAGGGAGCAGCCAGCACCTTCCCAAGATTTCCTTGAGCTGCTAGCAGCATACACCTCTGGTTGCTGCCCCAACGGCAGCAGCCTGGGTTTGCAACGACCTGCTGCCGCTGATCTTGAACAAGGCACTACTGTTGAAGCACCTTCTCCAGCGTCGCTTCTGCAGGGCGTCACCATGGAGGGGGACACCGCATTACATGTGGTGGCCGCCAATGGGGACAGCGAGGTCTTCATGAATTGTGCGGACCTCATTCACAGGAAGGACAGAACATTCCTGTCTAAGCAGAATACCAAGGGTGACACGCCCTTGCATTGTGCTGTCAGGGCTGGAAATTCCCAGATGCTCTCTCATCTTGCTGATCTTGCAAGAAGTGACGGTATGTTGGAAGACCTCGTAAGAAAGGAGAACTGCAGTAAGGAGACCGTCTTGCATGAGGCTGTCCGCATTGGCGATGATCAAATCGTCAAGAGTTTGTTGACGGCTGATCCAGAACTGGCTTGTTTTCCCATGGACGGCACTACCTAG